The following are encoded together in the Streptomyces flavofungini genome:
- a CDS encoding DUF6191 domain-containing protein: MELLVQDDESDGAPPRSSIDLARGTAFIVLPQRQSPFGAEVRMGLCCPLYSKDPCATLVRTSRACSSGASSCPPCGRRRTR; this comes from the coding sequence GTGGAGCTGCTGGTGCAGGACGACGAGAGCGACGGGGCGCCGCCTCGCTCCAGCATCGACCTGGCCCGGGGCACGGCGTTCATCGTGCTGCCTCAGCGCCAGTCCCCGTTCGGGGCGGAGGTGCGCATGGGTCTTTGCTGTCCCCTGTACAGCAAAGACCCATGCGCGACGCTGGTCAGAACCTCCAGGGCTTGCAGTTCAGGAGCTTCTTCGTGCCCACCTTGCGGTCGCAGGCGTACGCGGTGA
- a CDS encoding alpha/beta fold hydrolase: MREFFTAEQRRLSFLDFGGSGLPVLAFHGNFNEAAVFAPLARALAPRWRVIALDQRGHGESDRAESYGRADFVADIAAFHRHLGLGPVAILGHSLGGVNAYQYAARHTDRVTSLIVEDVGAVVDIDPTYTARLPRRAPSREALAEAIGWTAPYFECSLRQFDDGWGYSFGIDDTVLTQKALTGDHWSDWESVTCPTLLIRGTDSEVLTQDHAQEMIARRAGRAQLAEIPAGHVVHHDAPAQFAAAVRAFLSARTAA, from the coding sequence ATGCGTGAGTTCTTCACAGCTGAGCAACGGCGGTTGTCGTTCCTCGACTTCGGCGGTTCGGGTCTTCCGGTGCTGGCGTTCCACGGGAACTTCAACGAGGCGGCGGTGTTCGCCCCCCTGGCACGGGCGCTGGCGCCGCGGTGGCGAGTGATCGCACTGGACCAGCGCGGGCACGGCGAGTCCGATCGCGCCGAGAGCTACGGACGGGCCGACTTCGTCGCCGACATCGCGGCCTTCCACCGCCACCTGGGACTCGGCCCGGTGGCGATCCTCGGTCACTCCCTCGGCGGCGTGAACGCCTATCAGTACGCCGCCCGGCACACGGACCGGGTCACATCCCTCATCGTCGAGGACGTCGGCGCCGTGGTGGACATCGACCCGACGTACACGGCACGACTGCCGCGCAGGGCGCCGTCCCGCGAAGCGCTGGCTGAGGCCATCGGCTGGACGGCACCCTATTTCGAGTGCTCACTGCGCCAGTTCGACGACGGCTGGGGATACTCCTTCGGCATCGACGACACCGTGCTCACGCAGAAGGCCCTCACCGGCGATCACTGGAGCGACTGGGAGTCGGTGACCTGCCCGACCCTCCTGATCCGAGGAACGGACAGCGAGGTACTGACCCAGGACCACGCCCAGGAAATGATCGCCCGCCGGGCAGGCCGCGCACAGCTCGCCGAGATCCCCGCCGGACACGTCGTGCACCACGACGCTCCCGCCCAGTTCGCCGCCGCCGTACGCGCGTTCCTGTCTGCGCGGACCGCGGCGTAA
- a CDS encoding VOC family protein, whose product MPTIKKFQVTFDCAEPERLARFWCEVLGYVVPPPPEGFVTWDDYWQSRPAEERDAWFACSDPSGVGPRLHFQRVPEGKAAKNRVHLDVRVGTGLVGEERLAALEAERARLVPLGAVHVRTLYDGNDSCIPMLDIEGNEFCID is encoded by the coding sequence ATGCCAACGATCAAGAAGTTCCAAGTCACCTTCGACTGCGCGGAACCCGAGCGCCTGGCCCGTTTCTGGTGCGAGGTCTTGGGGTACGTCGTACCACCGCCACCGGAGGGCTTCGTCACCTGGGACGACTACTGGCAGTCCCGGCCCGCCGAGGAGCGGGACGCCTGGTTCGCGTGCAGCGACCCCTCGGGCGTGGGTCCGCGGCTCCACTTCCAGCGCGTCCCCGAAGGCAAGGCCGCCAAGAACCGGGTGCACCTCGATGTACGGGTCGGCACCGGACTCGTGGGGGAGGAGCGCCTCGCCGCCCTGGAGGCCGAACGCGCCCGACTGGTCCCGCTCGGCGCGGTCCATGTGCGCACGCTGTACGACGGCAACGACTCGTGCATCCCGATGCTGGACATCGAGGGCAACGAATTCTGCATCGACTGA
- a CDS encoding TetR/AcrR family transcriptional regulator, with translation MPRQVDHAARRRDIGAAVLKIAAERGFREATIRAVAAAVGASTSQVTHYVSSRDELIRIAVRHEIEARRVQITELLADSERPLRALVEWAVLGTGAEAQRIWLAIVLGAPTEPVVRAELEEFNRWWDGVVRHLVGSPCDADVVDVLVGGLVFTGFEASEDWSRERRLQVVDAVLAPLGL, from the coding sequence GTGCCCCGTCAGGTCGATCACGCAGCCCGCCGTCGCGACATCGGTGCCGCGGTCCTGAAGATCGCCGCCGAGCGTGGTTTCCGCGAGGCGACGATCCGCGCCGTCGCCGCGGCCGTCGGTGCTTCCACCTCGCAGGTCACGCACTACGTCAGCAGCCGGGACGAGTTGATCCGGATCGCCGTGCGCCACGAGATCGAGGCCCGGCGGGTCCAGATCACCGAACTGCTGGCCGACAGTGAACGCCCTCTGCGCGCGCTGGTGGAGTGGGCGGTGCTCGGCACCGGGGCCGAGGCGCAGCGGATCTGGCTGGCGATCGTGCTCGGGGCGCCGACCGAGCCGGTCGTGCGCGCCGAGCTCGAGGAGTTCAACCGCTGGTGGGACGGGGTGGTGCGGCACCTGGTCGGCAGCCCCTGTGATGCGGACGTCGTCGATGTCCTCGTCGGTGGGCTGGTCTTCACCGGGTTCGAGGCGTCGGAGGACTGGTCGCGGGAGCGGCGGTTGCAGGTCGTGGACGCGGTGCTCGCTCCGCTGGGTCTCTAG
- a CDS encoding FAD-dependent oxidoreductase, with protein sequence MGRIHWAGSETATQWSGSIEGAIRSGERAADEVLAAEPAFQDRLRTP encoded by the coding sequence GTGGGCCGCATCCACTGGGCCGGCAGCGAGACCGCCACCCAGTGGTCCGGCTCCATCGAGGGCGCGATCCGCTCCGGCGAACGAGCCGCCGACGAAGTCCTCGCGGCGGAGCCGGCCTTCCAGGACCGCCTCAGGACACCGTGA
- a CDS encoding carboxymuconolactone decarboxylase family protein — protein MKARIDFHGNAIGAKHVKYLASAGQALLTTSLPRATMELMALRISQINGCGFCADMHTKDAAHAGETPVRLNLVATWREATVFSEAERAALELAEQGTRIADAAGGVSDEAWEEAAKHYDEDQLVALVSAITLLNALNRLNVIIRQPAGDYQPGQFG, from the coding sequence GTGAAGGCTCGTATCGACTTCCATGGCAACGCCATCGGCGCCAAGCACGTGAAGTACCTCGCGTCGGCAGGGCAGGCGCTCCTGACGACGTCGCTGCCGAGGGCGACCATGGAGCTGATGGCGCTGCGGATCAGCCAGATCAACGGCTGTGGCTTCTGCGCCGACATGCACACCAAGGACGCCGCCCACGCCGGCGAGACTCCGGTCCGTCTCAACCTGGTCGCGACGTGGCGCGAGGCGACGGTCTTCTCCGAGGCCGAGCGTGCCGCGCTGGAACTCGCGGAGCAGGGCACCCGGATCGCCGACGCCGCAGGCGGTGTCAGCGACGAGGCCTGGGAGGAAGCGGCCAAGCACTACGACGAGGACCAACTCGTCGCCCTGGTATCGGCGATCACGCTCTTGAACGCCCTCAACCGCCTGAACGTGATCATTCGCCAGCCCGCGGGTGACTACCAGCCGGGCCAGTTCGGGTAA
- a CDS encoding GNAT family N-acetyltransferase — MNDLRFRLADDCDLAALVRLRDDAARWMIAQGITGQWQPGELGEDHFRRIMESGEVWLAEAAGRAVGAWELWWEDEAAWGPQPPTAGYVHRLMVDHSRVPPGTGRHLLRAAERRVAEAGRPLVRLDCLAGNSRLSAYYLASGYQVVGHKEGKPQPGGTPKSFTLLEKHVRDGDGRVLPMGPGITERALPQHTDGSPARASQSSRERPWCSAL; from the coding sequence GTGAACGATCTACGTTTCCGTCTCGCGGACGACTGTGACCTCGCTGCTCTCGTGCGACTGCGCGACGACGCCGCCCGGTGGATGATCGCCCAGGGCATCACCGGTCAGTGGCAGCCCGGTGAACTGGGCGAGGACCACTTCCGGCGGATCATGGAGAGCGGCGAGGTGTGGCTCGCGGAGGCGGCCGGCCGTGCGGTCGGCGCCTGGGAGTTGTGGTGGGAGGACGAGGCCGCCTGGGGGCCGCAGCCACCGACGGCCGGCTATGTGCACAGGCTGATGGTGGACCACAGCCGTGTTCCGCCCGGGACCGGGCGGCACCTTCTGCGCGCCGCGGAACGTCGCGTCGCCGAGGCCGGCCGACCGCTCGTACGCCTGGACTGCCTGGCGGGCAATTCCCGATTGAGCGCGTACTACCTCGCCTCCGGATACCAGGTCGTCGGCCACAAGGAGGGCAAGCCGCAGCCGGGCGGCACACCGAAGTCGTTCACGCTCCTCGAAAAGCACGTGCGGGACGGTGACGGGCGGGTTCTGCCCATGGGGCCAGGGATCACCGAGCGGGCTCTCCCCCAGCACACCGATGGCTCTCCGGCCCGGGCTTCGCAGTCTTCGCGGGAACGACCTTGGTGTTCGGCCCTGTGA
- a CDS encoding class I SAM-dependent methyltransferase, producing the protein MPDLSYLAAVQESYDTVASAYVEQVKPPAELDPLSRGMLNVFAEVVRTAGLGPVADLGCGPGRITAYLAERGVPAFGMDLSPGMVELARRAHPDRGFSVGSMTSLPIEDDRLGGILAYYSTHHTPPALLPVVFGELHRALAPGGCLMLAGHVGPDQHLRPTQAYGGHPVTYESYLLPPDRIAELLKQAGLGLTARLVEEPREGFERTFATFLAHKPERP; encoded by the coding sequence ATGCCTGATCTCTCCTACCTCGCCGCTGTCCAGGAGTCGTACGACACCGTCGCCTCCGCCTACGTCGAGCAGGTCAAGCCTCCGGCGGAGCTGGATCCGCTGTCCCGGGGGATGCTGAACGTCTTTGCGGAGGTGGTGCGGACGGCCGGACTCGGGCCCGTCGCCGACCTGGGATGCGGGCCCGGCAGAATCACGGCCTACCTCGCCGAGCGGGGCGTGCCTGCGTTCGGCATGGACCTGTCGCCCGGCATGGTCGAGCTGGCCCGTCGGGCCCACCCGGATCGGGGCTTCAGCGTCGGCTCGATGACCTCGCTCCCGATCGAGGACGACCGGCTCGGTGGCATCCTCGCGTACTACTCCACCCACCACACCCCGCCGGCGCTGCTGCCCGTGGTGTTCGGCGAGCTCCACCGCGCTCTCGCGCCGGGCGGCTGTCTGATGCTGGCCGGCCACGTCGGGCCCGACCAGCACCTGCGTCCCACGCAGGCGTACGGCGGCCATCCGGTGACCTACGAGTCCTACCTGCTGCCGCCCGATCGGATTGCCGAGCTGCTGAAGCAGGCCGGGCTCGGCCTCACAGCACGTCTGGTCGAGGAACCCCGCGAAGGGTTTGAGCGGACCTTCGCCACCTTCCTCGCCCACAAGCCCGAACGGCCATGA
- a CDS encoding AAA family ATPase has product MIVWLNGTHGAGKTTTSALVQELIPDSRVFDAEKVGETLMDITPGLPSTDNFQHWPPWRPLVVETARHVLDYTGGTLVMPMTVLVEEYWREISSGLAHHSIPVRHFVLHADQDTLRARIAGDTVLGPDSPFRLQYLEPYAEAARTWLHAEAEVVDTTYLTPEQAAQQIAEAVKS; this is encoded by the coding sequence ATGATCGTATGGCTCAACGGAACCCATGGCGCAGGCAAGACGACGACCAGCGCGCTCGTGCAGGAACTGATCCCGGATTCACGGGTGTTCGACGCCGAGAAGGTCGGCGAGACCCTCATGGACATCACACCCGGACTGCCATCGACGGACAACTTCCAGCACTGGCCGCCGTGGCGGCCGCTCGTCGTCGAAACCGCCCGTCACGTGCTCGACTACACCGGCGGCACGCTGGTGATGCCCATGACGGTCCTGGTCGAGGAGTACTGGCGCGAGATCAGCTCGGGCCTCGCCCACCACTCCATTCCCGTGCGGCACTTCGTCCTCCACGCAGACCAGGACACCCTCCGCGCCCGCATCGCGGGCGACACCGTTCTCGGCCCCGACTCCCCGTTCCGCCTGCAGTACCTCGAGCCCTACGCCGAGGCCGCCCGCACGTGGCTGCACGCGGAGGCGGAGGTCGTCGACACCACGTATCTCACGCCCGAACAGGCCGCTCAGCAGATCGCGGAGGCCGTCAAGAGCTGA
- a CDS encoding DUF418 domain-containing protein yields MPGVPAALAADATWDGPVMASWWSDVAGVSETSGTAWLWVAAPHSETTLSVIANTGIALLVLTACVTALDRLPRLTPWARPVIAVGSMSLTAYVLHIVLIRALGIKDLDGLPLFLLPAFITAAVLLATAWSRFFRRGPLEHLLHGATRLADTVARGRPGT; encoded by the coding sequence GTGCCGGGCGTACCCGCAGCCCTCGCCGCGGACGCCACCTGGGACGGCCCCGTGATGGCGTCGTGGTGGTCCGACGTCGCCGGCGTGTCGGAGACCTCGGGCACCGCCTGGCTGTGGGTGGCCGCACCGCACAGCGAGACCACCCTCTCCGTCATCGCCAACACCGGCATCGCCCTGCTCGTGCTCACCGCCTGCGTCACCGCCCTCGACCGGCTGCCGCGCCTCACACCGTGGGCCCGGCCCGTGATCGCGGTGGGCTCCATGTCCCTGACCGCCTACGTCCTGCACATCGTGCTGATCCGGGCCCTGGGCATCAAGGACCTCGACGGGCTGCCCCTGTTCCTGCTCCCCGCCTTCATCACCGCCGCTGTGCTGCTCGCCACCGCATGGTCGCGCTTTTTCCGCCGCGGTCCGCTGGAACACCTCCTTCACGGCGCCACCCGCCTCGCGGACACCGTGGCACGCGGGCGCCCGGGAACATGA